The following proteins come from a genomic window of Streptococcus oralis:
- the rpmJ gene encoding 50S ribosomal protein L36, whose product MKVRPSVKPICEYCKVIRRNGRVMVICPANPKHKQRQG is encoded by the coding sequence ATGAAAGTAAGACCATCGGTCAAACCAATTTGCGAATACTGTAAAGTAATTCGTCGTAATGGTCGTGTTATGGTAATTTGCCCAGCAAATCCAAAACACAAACAACGTCAAGGATAA
- a CDS encoding Cna B-type domain-containing protein, translating into MKKTGSLFLVLILLMNTILQGVSGASLAFAQEQTSPSSALVSNSAETAKKEDSESTSSETQKSTVNKSQETSGSSSQESSSSTSQTTSATATSEDDDDALPPGPPPTPTATVPTVTIKPNAKTAYRTDEQITTYVDIDGTSLTSDIEGPYLDIEMPTTLYPGGKVLNTDAYLDNFTVPTEGITLIKSAEKVVENGKTIYRIRFNSITSTTKISIPYVFSFTNGLVPKDYKLQPKVTLKDKNGGVLYTGNDQEYTPTYPNMNLTKVVATSSEDGQLLYGGTAKTGDPTRISETGAEPIPFSFTYQVQANSGQQRMMKKVVIKDTLPTYTNSQGQTVTAKFDPALNPGWTYDSSTGTVTYTKEFLESEFDTDFRHNIDVSKAMLYLSFPDAKYKDGNNKPTFTNKAEITATPFNPSANEEYKTSDDITFNLIADDFSGTGILTKRTEHQTVQHDVAGLYAQRLDYTVKVENKLSKPLKEIVLTEDASKFDSRLYLTSVSSFFERGPTGDVPINNDKIEIRAYKSDGNYDTFTPGQQINEEAQNELNAAAEKIRNGELTEADAPAVTPKYTKITIHFINGYELPVGKYIDGYVYMAFKDPYHVPYSAAKDIKNVVGLEAKVKNSQNQDVPINISDEWSKQFVPFVEKIGLSKSTGGQTSGIEGESLFFLLGLQLEQLSKARYLKNPTLVDLLPKGVSIAPGVDKTKAEDMLEAIGLANLDMIDKFSVIENYNGSGRTAIKIKLKSGLVKDLNNGRGYAFKLKGLKINSDIIPSKAETATFNNTNELYFYQDNGQPFPDAIHSDSNQIVDDERDINMNGDTTDKVVKATSKVIGNVTDSLQSVKTIRSTEPLVEGGPQYYGRSFNKDGIETEYGGLTSTSGHFQYDLQVRNYYDSDLTRVEIYDVLPHVGDSDRTTAGGAESAFSNTLTGPITVKVGDEDKTADFDIYYRTDKYPTMNADTEVNSSNWTKNPSDYKDVTAIKIVSKPTTVIHKYTILHAIVNMKAPAYDKDNNVGGKTAVNTFQVKYNTDPRFGESNVVTNKVNKRITIPVEKKWRDSETTHSKITAQLYATWKEDGVAKEEFKEEKELSDSNHWKDTFSPLPDEESAAKLLQKAATEKKITDFKYVVREKEIPPEYDADYSGDAQNGFVITNTRYPSIKIQKLWYDKNGNQITNDQLPKKLEVKLYRTTDGQTQNGELVETIQLERTATTPYLWEATKRYPPKDKTTGKYYTYYIEEVVPKYYLEISNASEKKVTFTDTNISETATLTVKNKVNPSYPNTGGSGILPYILMGTLTLTLAVILHYMQKNRKAF; encoded by the coding sequence ATGAAGAAAACAGGCAGTCTATTTTTAGTTCTGATTCTGCTTATGAACACAATTTTACAAGGAGTGAGTGGTGCTTCTCTTGCCTTCGCACAAGAACAGACCAGCCCGTCTTCTGCTCTAGTAAGTAATTCTGCTGAAACTGCCAAAAAAGAAGACTCGGAAAGTACAAGTAGTGAAACTCAGAAAAGCACTGTCAATAAGAGTCAGGAAACCTCTGGTAGTTCTAGTCAAGAAAGTAGCAGCTCAACGAGCCAAACGACTTCAGCTACGGCTACATCAGAAGATGATGACGATGCATTACCACCGGGACCTCCTCCTACGCCAACGGCAACAGTTCCAACTGTCACGATAAAGCCAAATGCAAAGACGGCTTATCGTACAGATGAACAGATTACCACTTATGTGGATATTGATGGAACTAGTTTAACCTCAGACATAGAAGGACCTTATCTAGATATTGAAATGCCAACTACTCTGTATCCGGGTGGTAAGGTGCTGAACACAGATGCTTATCTAGATAACTTTACAGTTCCGACCGAAGGTATCACTCTAATCAAAAGTGCAGAAAAAGTAGTGGAAAATGGGAAGACGATTTATCGTATTCGTTTCAATTCCATTACATCAACAACCAAGATTAGCATACCTTATGTTTTTAGCTTTACAAACGGGTTAGTTCCAAAAGACTATAAGCTACAACCAAAGGTTACTCTTAAGGATAAGAATGGTGGAGTTCTATACACAGGAAATGATCAGGAGTATACTCCAACTTATCCAAATATGAACCTAACAAAGGTAGTTGCTACTAGTAGCGAAGATGGTCAGCTTCTCTACGGAGGGACAGCTAAGACAGGAGATCCGACTAGGATTTCTGAAACCGGTGCAGAGCCTATACCGTTCAGTTTCACCTATCAAGTACAGGCAAATTCAGGTCAGCAGCGAATGATGAAAAAAGTCGTCATCAAGGATACGCTACCGACTTATACGAATAGTCAGGGTCAAACGGTTACTGCTAAATTTGATCCAGCCCTTAATCCTGGCTGGACCTACGATAGTAGCACTGGCACAGTGACCTATACAAAGGAATTCCTAGAAAGTGAATTTGATACGGACTTCCGTCACAATATTGATGTCAGCAAGGCTATGTTGTACCTATCTTTTCCTGATGCTAAGTATAAAGACGGCAACAACAAACCTACTTTTACAAATAAGGCAGAAATCACAGCTACTCCTTTCAATCCATCAGCAAATGAAGAGTATAAAACTAGTGACGATATAACTTTTAACCTCATTGCAGATGATTTCAGCGGTACAGGGATTCTTACCAAGAGGACAGAACACCAGACGGTGCAACACGATGTAGCTGGACTTTACGCACAGCGACTAGACTATACAGTCAAGGTAGAAAACAAGCTATCAAAACCACTTAAAGAAATTGTGCTGACTGAAGATGCTAGCAAGTTTGACTCAAGACTTTATTTGACTAGTGTTAGTTCTTTCTTTGAAAGGGGTCCAACAGGGGATGTTCCTATCAATAATGACAAGATAGAAATCCGTGCCTATAAGAGTGATGGTAATTATGATACTTTTACGCCAGGACAGCAGATTAATGAAGAAGCACAAAATGAGCTAAATGCTGCGGCTGAAAAGATCCGAAACGGAGAATTAACAGAAGCGGACGCACCGGCTGTTACTCCAAAGTATACAAAAATAACTATTCACTTTATTAACGGATATGAATTACCAGTTGGAAAGTACATTGATGGTTATGTCTATATGGCCTTCAAAGACCCATATCATGTTCCTTATTCTGCTGCAAAGGATATAAAAAATGTGGTCGGTCTTGAAGCGAAAGTGAAAAACTCTCAAAATCAGGATGTTCCAATTAATATATCCGATGAATGGAGCAAACAGTTTGTACCATTTGTTGAAAAGATTGGTCTATCAAAGTCTACAGGTGGACAAACTTCAGGTATTGAGGGAGAATCACTTTTCTTCCTCTTAGGGTTACAACTTGAACAACTTTCCAAAGCCCGCTACCTAAAGAATCCAACTCTTGTTGATCTTCTTCCTAAAGGGGTTAGTATTGCACCAGGTGTAGACAAAACAAAAGCGGAAGATATGCTCGAAGCAATTGGGCTAGCAAATCTGGACATGATTGATAAATTTTCAGTTATTGAAAACTACAATGGTAGTGGTCGGACAGCGATCAAAATCAAATTAAAATCAGGTCTGGTAAAAGACTTAAATAACGGGAGAGGTTATGCTTTCAAACTAAAGGGATTAAAAATCAATAGTGACATTATCCCTAGTAAGGCAGAGACTGCAACTTTCAATAACACGAATGAACTTTATTTCTACCAAGACAATGGTCAACCGTTCCCGGATGCCATTCATTCCGATTCAAATCAGATTGTGGATGACGAAAGAGACATCAATATGAACGGCGACACTACGGACAAGGTCGTAAAGGCAACTTCAAAGGTTATAGGGAATGTGACAGACAGTCTGCAGAGTGTCAAGACGATCCGTAGTACGGAGCCGCTAGTTGAAGGTGGACCCCAATATTATGGTCGAAGCTTCAATAAAGACGGTATTGAAACAGAGTACGGTGGGTTAACTTCCACTTCGGGGCATTTCCAATATGACCTGCAAGTGCGAAATTACTACGATAGTGATCTGACGAGGGTGGAAATTTACGATGTTCTTCCTCACGTTGGAGACAGCGATCGGACGACTGCGGGTGGTGCCGAATCTGCCTTTTCAAACACCTTGACAGGTCCAATTACTGTAAAAGTTGGTGATGAAGATAAGACGGCAGATTTTGATATTTACTATCGAACAGATAAATATCCGACTATGAATGCTGACACAGAGGTAAATAGTTCAAATTGGACAAAGAACCCAAGCGACTACAAAGATGTAACAGCGATCAAGATTGTTTCTAAACCAACAACGGTCATTCATAAGTACACCATTTTGCATGCAATCGTGAATATGAAAGCTCCGGCTTATGACAAGGATAATAATGTTGGCGGTAAGACGGCTGTTAATACTTTCCAAGTAAAATATAATACCGATCCAAGATTCGGTGAATCTAATGTAGTTACCAATAAGGTCAACAAGCGGATTACCATTCCGGTTGAGAAGAAGTGGCGTGACTCTGAAACAACACATTCTAAAATAACGGCACAGCTCTACGCGACTTGGAAGGAAGACGGGGTTGCAAAAGAAGAGTTTAAAGAAGAAAAAGAGCTCTCTGATAGCAATCACTGGAAAGATACCTTTAGTCCGTTACCAGATGAAGAATCTGCCGCCAAGCTATTACAAAAAGCGGCAACGGAGAAAAAAATCACCGACTTTAAGTACGTGGTTAGGGAAAAGGAGATTCCGCCTGAATATGATGCCGATTACAGTGGTGACGCTCAGAATGGCTTTGTCATCACCAACACGAGGTATCCGTCAATCAAGATCCAGAAGCTCTGGTATGACAAGAACGGCAATCAGATTACAAATGACCAGCTACCGAAGAAACTAGAGGTTAAGTTGTACCGGACAACGGATGGGCAAACTCAAAATGGAGAGCTTGTTGAGACGATTCAGTTAGAGCGGACTGCAACTACTCCATATCTCTGGGAAGCTACAAAACGCTACCCACCTAAGGACAAGACCACCGGTAAGTACTACACTTACTACATCGAAGAGGTTGTTCCAAAGTATTATCTGGAAATCAGTAATGCATCTGAAAAGAAAGTTACCTTTACAGATACAAATATCAGTGAAACAGCAACCTTGACGGTGAAGAACAAGGTGAACCCATCTTATCCAAACACAGGTGGTTCAGGTATCCTACCATATATCTTGATGGGAACTTTAACATTAACATTGGCAGTAATTTTACATTATATGCAAAAAAATAGAAAGGCTTTTTAG
- the rplQ gene encoding 50S ribosomal protein L17, which yields MAYRKLGRTSSQRKAMLRDLTTDLLINESIVTTEARAKEIRKTVEKMITLGKRGDLHARRQAAAFVRNEIASENYDEATDKYTSTTALQKLFSEIAPRYAERNGGYTRILKTEPRRGDAAPMAIIELV from the coding sequence ATGGCTTACCGTAAACTAGGACGCACTAGCTCACAACGTAAAGCAATGCTTCGCGATTTGACAACTGACCTTTTGATCAACGAATCAATCGTGACAACTGAAGCTCGTGCTAAAGAAATCCGTAAAACTGTTGAAAAAATGATTACTCTAGGTAAACGTGGTGATTTGCATGCACGTCGTCAAGCAGCAGCTTTCGTACGTAATGAAATCGCATCTGAAAACTATGATGAAGCAACTGATAAGTACACTTCTACTACAGCACTTCAAAAATTGTTCTCAGAAATCGCACCTCGTTATGCTGAACGTAACGGTGGATACACTCGTATCCTTAAAACTGAACCACGTCGTGGGGATGCTGCGCCAATGGCGATCATCGAATTAGTATAA
- the rplO gene encoding 50S ribosomal protein L15, which translates to MKLHELKPAEGSRKVRNRVGRGTSSGNGKTSGRGQKGQKARSGGGVRLGFEGGQTPLFRRLPKRGFTNINAKEYAIVNLDQLNVFEDGAEVTPVVLIEAGIVKAEKSGVKILGNGELTKKLTVKAAKFSKSAEEAITAKGGSVEVI; encoded by the coding sequence ATGAAACTTCATGAATTGAAACCTGCAGAAGGTTCTCGTAAAGTACGTAACCGTGTTGGTCGTGGTACTTCATCAGGTAACGGTAAAACATCTGGTCGCGGTCAAAAAGGTCAAAAAGCTCGTAGCGGTGGCGGAGTTCGCCTTGGTTTTGAAGGTGGACAAACTCCATTGTTCCGTCGTCTTCCAAAACGTGGATTCACTAACATCAACGCTAAAGAATACGCAATTGTAAACCTTGACCAATTGAACGTCTTTGAAGACGGTGCAGAAGTAACTCCAGTTGTACTTATCGAAGCAGGAATTGTGAAAGCTGAAAAATCAGGAGTTAAAATTCTTGGTAACGGTGAGTTGACTAAGAAATTGACTGTGAAAGCAGCTAAATTCTCTAAATCAGCTGAGGAAGCTATCACTGCTAAAGGTGGTTCTGTAGAAGTCATCTAA
- the rpsM gene encoding 30S ribosomal protein S13 gives MARIAGVDIPNDKRVVISLTYVYGIGLATSKKILAAAGISEDVRVRDLTSDQEDAIRREVDAIKVEGDLRREVNLNIKRLMEIGSYRGIRHRRGLPVRGQNTKNNARTRKGKAVAIAGKKK, from the coding sequence ATGGCTCGTATTGCTGGAGTTGACATTCCAAATGACAAACGCGTAGTAATCTCATTGACTTACGTTTATGGTATCGGACTTGCAACATCTAAGAAAATTTTGGCTGCTGCTGGAATCTCAGAAGATGTTCGTGTACGTGACCTTACATCAGATCAAGAAGATGCTATCCGTCGTGAAGTGGATGCAATCAAAGTTGAAGGTGACCTTCGTCGTGAAGTAAACTTGAACATCAAACGTTTGATGGAAATCGGTTCTTACCGTGGTATTCGTCACCGTCGTGGACTTCCTGTCCGTGGACAAAACACTAAAAACAACGCTCGCACTCGTAAAGGTAAAGCTGTTGCGATTGCTGGTAAGAAAAAATAA
- the rpsK gene encoding 30S ribosomal protein S11, with protein MAKPTRKRRVKKNIESGIAHIHATFNNTIVMITDVHGNAIAWSSAGALGFKGSRKSTPFAAQMASEAAAKSAQEHGLKSVEVTVKGPGSGRESAIRALAAAGLEVTAIRDVTPVPHNGARPPKRRRV; from the coding sequence TTGGCTAAACCAACACGTAAACGTCGTGTGAAAAAGAATATCGAATCTGGTATTGCTCATATTCACGCTACATTTAATAACACTATTGTTATGATTACTGATGTGCATGGTAATGCAATTGCTTGGTCATCAGCTGGTGCTCTTGGTTTCAAAGGTTCTCGTAAATCTACACCATTCGCTGCTCAAATGGCTTCTGAAGCTGCTGCTAAATCTGCACAAGAACACGGTCTTAAATCAGTTGAAGTTACTGTAAAAGGTCCAGGTTCTGGTCGTGAGTCAGCTATTCGTGCGCTTGCTGCCGCTGGTCTTGAAGTAACAGCAATTCGTGATGTGACTCCAGTGCCACACAATGGTGCTCGTCCTCCAAAACGTCGCCGTGTATAA
- the infA gene encoding translation initiation factor IF-1, producing MAKDDVIEVEGKVVDTMPNAMFTVELENGHQILATVSGKIRKNYIRILAGDRVTVEMSPYDLTRGRITYRFK from the coding sequence GTGGCAAAAGACGATGTGATTGAAGTTGAAGGCAAAGTAGTCGATACAATGCCGAACGCAATGTTTACGGTTGAACTTGAAAATGGACATCAGATTTTAGCAACAGTTTCTGGTAAAATTCGTAAAAACTATATTCGTATTTTAGCGGGAGATCGTGTTACTGTCGAGATGAGTCCATATGACTTGACACGTGGACGTATCACTTACCGCTTTAAATAA
- the secY gene encoding preprotein translocase subunit SecY gives MFFKLLKEALKVKQVRSKILFTIFIILVFRIGTSITVPGVNAKSLEALSGLSFLNMLSLVSGNAMKNFSVFALGVSPYITASIVVQLLQMDIVPKFVEWGKQGEVGRRKINQATRYIALVLAFVQSIGITAGFNTLSGAKLLTTDLTPQVFVTIGIILTAGTMIVTWLGEQITDKGYGNGVSMIIFAGIVASIPEMIHGIYVDYFVNIPSDRLTSSIIFVVILIIAVLLIVYFTTYVQQAEYKIPIQYTKVAQGAPSSSYLPLKVNPAGVIPVIFASSITAAPAAILQFVSAMGHDWAWVRTAQEMLSTTTPTGVAMYALLIILFTFFYTFVQINPEKAAENLQKSGAYIHGVRPGKGTEEFMSKLLRRLATVGSLFLGVISILPIVAKDVFGLSEVVAFGGTSLLIIISTGIEGIKQLEGYLLKRKYVGFMDKTE, from the coding sequence ATGTTTTTTAAATTACTAAAAGAAGCGCTCAAGGTTAAACAAGTTCGATCAAAAATTCTCTTTACGATTTTTATCATTCTTGTTTTCCGTATTGGGACAAGTATTACAGTTCCAGGTGTGAATGCAAAAAGTTTAGAGGCTCTCAGTGGTTTGTCTTTCTTGAACATGCTTAGTTTAGTTTCAGGGAATGCCATGAAGAACTTCTCGGTTTTTGCACTCGGTGTGAGTCCGTATATCACAGCTTCCATCGTTGTTCAATTGCTACAAATGGATATTGTTCCAAAGTTTGTAGAGTGGGGCAAGCAGGGGGAAGTAGGACGGAGAAAGATAAACCAAGCGACTCGTTATATTGCGCTTGTACTTGCGTTTGTGCAATCAATCGGAATCACTGCTGGTTTTAATACTCTATCTGGTGCAAAATTATTAACGACAGATCTAACCCCTCAAGTCTTTGTTACGATTGGTATTATCCTGACTGCAGGTACTATGATTGTTACTTGGCTCGGGGAGCAAATCACTGATAAGGGATATGGTAACGGGGTGTCTATGATTATCTTTGCAGGGATTGTGGCTTCAATTCCAGAGATGATTCATGGCATCTACGTGGACTATTTTGTCAATATTCCAAGTGATCGGTTGACGTCATCTATTATATTTGTCGTTATTCTCATTATCGCTGTTTTGTTGATTGTTTACTTTACAACATATGTACAACAGGCAGAATATAAAATTCCAATCCAATATACAAAAGTTGCTCAAGGTGCCCCATCTAGTTCATACCTTCCATTGAAGGTGAACCCAGCGGGGGTTATCCCAGTTATCTTTGCAAGTTCGATTACGGCAGCTCCTGCGGCTATTCTTCAGTTTGTCAGCGCTATGGGTCATGATTGGGCTTGGGTACGGACAGCGCAGGAAATGTTATCTACAACAACTCCTACAGGTGTTGCTATGTATGCCTTGTTGATCATTCTCTTTACATTCTTCTATACATTTGTACAGATCAATCCAGAGAAAGCAGCAGAAAACTTGCAAAAGAGTGGAGCTTACATTCATGGTGTCCGTCCTGGGAAGGGAACTGAAGAATTCATGTCGAAACTTCTTCGTCGTCTTGCGACTGTCGGCTCTCTCTTCTTAGGTGTTATTTCTATCTTACCTATCGTAGCTAAAGATGTATTTGGCCTTTCAGAAGTTGTTGCTTTTGGGGGAACAAGTCTTTTGATCATTATCTCAACTGGTATCGAAGGAATCAAACAGCTAGAAGGCTACCTATTGAAACGTAAGTATGTTGGTTTCATGGACAAAACAGAATAA
- the rpmD gene encoding 50S ribosomal protein L30, which yields MAQIKITLTKSPIGRIPSQRKTVVALGLGKLNSSVIKEDNAAIRGMITAVSHLVTVEEVN from the coding sequence ATGGCTCAAATTAAAATTACTTTGACTAAGTCTCCAATCGGACGCATTCCATCACAACGTAAAACTGTTGTAGCACTTGGACTTGGCAAATTGAACAGCTCTGTTATCAAAGAAGACAACGCTGCTATCCGTGGTATGATCACTGCAGTATCTCACTTGGTAACAGTTGAAGAAGTAAACTAA
- the rpsE gene encoding 30S ribosomal protein S5 has product MAFKDNAVEFEERVVAVNRVTKVVKGGRRLRFAALVVVGDHNGRVGFGTGKAQEVPEAIRKAVEDAKKNLIEVPMVGTTIPHEVLSEFGGAKVLLKPAVEGSGVAAGGAVRAVVELAGVADITSKSLGSNTPINIVRATVEGLKQLKRAEEVAALRGISVSDLA; this is encoded by the coding sequence ATGGCATTTAAAGACAATGCAGTTGAATTTGAAGAACGCGTAGTTGCTGTCAACCGTGTTACAAAAGTTGTTAAAGGTGGACGTCGTCTTCGTTTCGCAGCTCTTGTTGTTGTTGGTGACCACAACGGTCGCGTAGGATTTGGTACTGGTAAAGCTCAAGAAGTTCCAGAAGCAATCCGCAAAGCAGTAGAAGATGCTAAGAAAAACTTGATTGAAGTTCCTATGGTTGGAACAACAATCCCACACGAAGTTCTTTCAGAATTCGGTGGAGCTAAAGTATTGTTGAAACCTGCTGTAGAAGGTTCTGGAGTTGCCGCTGGTGGTGCAGTTCGTGCCGTTGTGGAATTGGCAGGTGTGGCAGATATTACATCTAAATCACTTGGTTCTAACACTCCAATCAACATTGTTCGCGCAACTGTTGAAGGTTTGAAACAATTGAAACGCGCTGAAGAAGTTGCTGCCCTTCGTGGTATTTCAGTTTCTGATTTGGCATAA
- a CDS encoding DNA-directed RNA polymerase subunit alpha yields MIEFEKPNITKIDENKDYGKFVIEPLERGYGTTLGNSLRRVLLASLPGAAVTSINIEGVLHEFDTVPGVREDVMQIILNIKGIAVKSYVEDEKIIELDVEGPAEITAGDILTDSDIEIVNPDHYLFTIGEGSSLKATMTVNSGRGYVPADENKKDNAPVGTLAVDSIYTPVTKVNYQVEPARVGSNDGFDKLTLEILTNGTIIPEDALGLSARILTEHLDLFTNLTEIAKSTEVMKEADTESDDRILDRTIEELDLSVRSYNCLKRAGINTVHDLTEKSEAEMMKVRNLGRKSLEEVKFKLIDLGLGLKDK; encoded by the coding sequence ATGATTGAGTTTGAAAAACCAAATATAACAAAAATTGATGAAAATAAAGATTATGGCAAGTTTGTAATCGAACCACTTGAACGTGGCTACGGTACAACTCTTGGTAACTCTCTTCGTCGTGTACTACTAGCTTCTCTACCGGGAGCAGCAGTGACATCTATCAACATTGAAGGTGTCTTGCATGAGTTCGACACAGTTCCAGGTGTTCGTGAAGACGTGATGCAAATCATTCTGAACATTAAAGGGATTGCAGTGAAATCATACGTTGAAGACGAAAAAATCATTGAACTTGACGTTGAAGGTCCTGCTGAAATTACAGCTGGAGACATTTTGACTGACAGTGATATTGAGATTGTAAATCCAGATCATTATCTCTTTACAATCGGTGAAGGTTCTTCCCTAAAAGCGACAATGACTGTTAACAGTGGTCGTGGATATGTACCTGCTGATGAAAACAAAAAAGATAATGCACCAGTTGGAACACTTGCTGTAGATTCTATTTATACACCAGTTACAAAAGTCAACTATCAAGTTGAACCTGCTCGTGTAGGTAGCAATGATGGATTTGACAAATTAACCCTTGAAATCTTGACTAATGGAACAATTATTCCAGAAGATGCTTTAGGGCTTTCAGCACGTATCTTGACAGAACATCTTGATTTGTTTACAAATCTTACTGAGATTGCTAAGTCAACTGAAGTGATGAAAGAAGCTGATACTGAATCTGACGATCGTATTTTGGATCGGACGATTGAGGAACTGGACTTGTCTGTGCGTTCATACAACTGTTTGAAACGTGCCGGTATCAATACTGTGCATGATTTGACAGAAAAATCTGAAGCAGAGATGATGAAAGTACGAAATCTTGGACGCAAGAGTTTGGAAGAAGTGAAATTCAAACTCATTGACTTGGGTCTTGGATTAAAAGATAAATAA
- a CDS encoding adenylate kinase → MNLLIMGLPGAGKGTQAAKIVEKFHVAHISTGDMFRAAMANQTEMGVLAKSYIDKGELVPDEVTNGIVKERLSQDDIKETGFLLDGYPRTIEQAYALDKTLAELGIELEGVINIEVNPDCLLERLSGRIIHRKTGETFHKVFNPPVDYKEEDYYQREDDKPETVKRRLDVNIAQGEPIIAHYRAKGLVHDIEGNQDINDVFKDIEKVLTNLK, encoded by the coding sequence ATGAATCTTTTGATTATGGGCTTACCTGGAGCAGGTAAGGGAACGCAAGCAGCTAAAATTGTGGAGAAATTCCATGTTGCACATATCTCAACAGGCGATATGTTCCGTGCTGCAATGGCAAATCAAACTGAAATGGGTGTACTTGCAAAGTCATACATTGACAAAGGCGAGTTGGTTCCAGACGAAGTTACAAATGGAATTGTTAAAGAACGCCTTTCACAGGATGATATCAAAGAAACAGGTTTCTTGTTGGATGGTTACCCACGTACGATTGAACAAGCATATGCTTTAGATAAAACTTTAGCTGAACTTGGTATTGAACTGGAAGGTGTGATCAATATCGAAGTGAACCCAGACTGTCTCTTGGAGCGTTTGAGTGGTCGTATCATTCACCGTAAAACAGGTGAAACCTTCCACAAAGTTTTCAATCCACCAGTTGACTACAAAGAAGAGGATTACTACCAACGTGAAGATGACAAACCTGAGACAGTTAAACGTCGTTTGGATGTCAATATTGCACAAGGTGAACCAATCATTGCTCACTATCGTGCTAAAGGTTTAGTTCATGATATCGAAGGAAATCAAGATATCAATGATGTGTTCAAAGACATCGAAAAAGTATTGACAAATTTGAAATAA
- the rplR gene encoding 50S ribosomal protein L18 yields the protein MISKPDKNKLRQKRHRRVRGKLSGTADRPRLNVFRSNTGIYAQVIDDVAGVTLASASTLDKEVSKGTKTEQAVAVGKLVAERANAKGISEVVFDRGGYLYHGRVKALADAARENGLKF from the coding sequence GTGATTTCTAAACCAGATAAAAACAAACTCCGCCAAAAACGCCACCGTCGCGTTCGCGGAAAACTCTCTGGAACTGCTGATCGCCCACGTTTGAACGTATTCCGTTCTAATACAGGCATCTACGCTCAAGTGATTGATGACGTAGCGGGTGTAACGCTCGCAAGTGCTTCAACTCTTGACAAAGAAGTTTCAAAAGGAACTAAAACTGAACAAGCCGTTGCTGTCGGTAAACTCGTTGCAGAACGTGCAAATGCTAAAGGTATTTCAGAAGTGGTGTTCGACCGCGGTGGATATCTATATCACGGACGTGTGAAAGCTTTGGCTGATGCAGCTCGTGAAAACGGATTGAAATTCTAA
- the rplF gene encoding 50S ribosomal protein L6 gives MSRIGNKVIVLPAGVELTNNDNVVTVKGPKGELTREFSKDIEIRVEGTEVTLHRPNDSKEMKTIHGTTRALLNNMVVGVSEGFKKELEMRGVGYRAQLQGNKLVLAVGKSHPDEVEAPEGITFELPNPTTIVVSGISKEVVGQTAAYVRSLRSPEPYKGKGIRYVGEYVRLKEGKTGK, from the coding sequence ATGTCACGTATTGGTAATAAAGTTATCGTGTTGCCTGCTGGTGTTGAACTCACTAACAATGACAACGTAGTAACTGTAAAAGGACCTAAAGGAGAGCTTACTCGTGAGTTCTCAAAAGATATTGAAATCCGTGTGGAAGGTACTGAAGTAACTCTTCACCGTCCAAACGATTCAAAAGAAATGAAAACTATCCACGGAACTACTCGTGCCCTTTTGAACAACATGGTTGTTGGTGTATCAGAAGGATTCAAAAAAGAACTTGAAATGCGTGGGGTTGGTTACCGTGCACAACTTCAAGGAAACAAACTTGTTTTGGCTGTTGGTAAATCTCATCCAGACGAAGTTGAAGCTCCAGAAGGAATTACTTTTGAACTTCCAAACCCAACAACAATCGTTGTTAGCGGAATTTCAAAAGAAGTAGTTGGTCAAACAGCTGCTTACGTACGTAGCCTTCGCTCACCAGAACCATATAAAGGTAAAGGTATCCGTTACGTTGGCGAATACGTTCGTCTTAAAGAAGGTAAAACAGGTAAATAA